A stretch of Bacillus pseudomycoides DNA encodes these proteins:
- a CDS encoding class II aldolase/adducin family protein encodes MLFFLKKWQELRDIKMELALRDWFYGTKISLSMRTSQEPLTFLVNIEGRDKGLYAEEDFIVVNSMCEPVFENDEKPATESFMHADIYKKGNADCILQVQTVDSHLMAELYGKEGEVTFEKRTVERVFGKEGITEITIPIVENEKKFADLLENHVPNFIEGGGAVLVHNYGMLVWGKTPEETKKWLEGLEYLMNYHVKLLMIKGTKSSSVI; translated from the coding sequence ATGTTATTTTTTTTAAAGAAATGGCAAGAGTTGAGGGATATAAAGATGGAATTAGCTCTTCGTGATTGGTTTTATGGTACAAAAATTAGTCTATCTATGCGGACATCACAAGAGCCATTAACATTTTTAGTAAATATTGAAGGGAGAGACAAAGGGTTATATGCAGAAGAGGACTTTATTGTAGTAAATAGTATGTGTGAGCCTGTATTTGAAAATGATGAAAAACCTGCAACTGAGTCATTTATGCATGCTGATATTTATAAAAAAGGAAACGCAGATTGTATTTTACAAGTTCAAACTGTAGATAGTCATTTAATGGCAGAGCTATATGGAAAAGAAGGGGAAGTCACATTTGAAAAGCGGACTGTAGAACGTGTTTTTGGAAAAGAAGGTATCACAGAGATTACAATTCCAATTGTAGAAAATGAAAAGAAGTTCGCTGATCTATTAGAGAATCATGTTCCTAATTTTATAGAAGGCGGAGGAGCTGTACTTGTTCATAATTATGGAATGCTTGTATGGGGAAAGACGCCAGAAGAGACGAAAAAATGGTTAGAAGGATTAGAGTATTTAATGAATTATCATGTGAAATTATTGATGATTAAAGGGACTAAGAGTTCTTCAGTTATATAA
- the cbpA gene encoding cyclic di-AMP binding protein CbpA: MRVKYHFLPKQQVIFCKDNDLGEQALKLMNENGYRAIPVLAEDEKEFKGIIYKVDILESKCNEGLDDIGVADIMEDKSAHIFEKDSFFRAFYVIRRLPFLAVLNEYNEFVGILTHSNIFDVIEDSFGMQTGGYIITIATQDCKGTIKELGTLLKSYHIGGLFTLDNGDQYMRRVIVNITDDLSEKALETLIAKIEKKGFRVSHVDHI, encoded by the coding sequence TTGCGAGTTAAATATCATTTTCTGCCGAAACAACAGGTGATATTTTGTAAGGATAATGATTTGGGGGAACAGGCGTTAAAACTGATGAATGAGAATGGGTATAGAGCGATTCCTGTTCTTGCAGAAGATGAGAAGGAATTTAAAGGGATTATTTATAAAGTAGATATTTTAGAAAGTAAATGTAATGAAGGTTTAGACGATATAGGTGTGGCAGATATTATGGAAGATAAATCTGCACATATTTTTGAAAAGGATTCTTTTTTTCGGGCCTTTTATGTAATTAGGCGTCTTCCATTTTTAGCTGTGTTGAATGAGTATAATGAGTTTGTTGGCATTTTAACACATTCTAATATATTTGATGTCATTGAAGATTCATTTGGGATGCAAACAGGTGGTTATATAATAACAATCGCGACGCAAGATTGTAAGGGGACAATTAAGGAGTTAGGAACGCTTCTCAAGTCTTATCATATTGGTGGATTATTTACATTGGATAACGGTGATCAATATATGCGCCGTGTTATCGTGAACATTACAGATGACTTAAGTGAAAAAGCATTAGAAACATTAATTGCAAAAATAGAGAAAAAAGGGTTTCGTGTTAGTCATGTAGATCATATATGA
- a CDS encoding TrkH family potassium uptake protein, which produces MREIKKFLQKLRPVQLIVLFYFIAVIVSVILLSFPFFIKPGVKWTFIDALFTSVSAVSVTGLSVVSIPDTFNTAGIIVLALVLQLGGLGIMALGTFVWMLTGKKIGLQRRRLIMADHNQGNLSGLVELMRSILILIVSIEAVGAILLGTRFLLYFPTWQEAYFHGFFAAVSATTNGGFDLTGQSLIPYKNDYIVQIIHMLLIILGAIGFPVLMEVKQYLSKEKHQLFRFSLFTKLTTTTFFSLVIVGTIVIFLLERNQFLVGKSWHETIFYTLFQSVTTRSGGLATMDIRDLSQPTLLFMSVLMFIGASPSSVGGGIRTTTFAVNILSLYTFAKGGRTVRVFKRQLHEEDILKASVVMTMGILLCASALFILSMTENVPLMSLIVEVCSAFGTTGLSTGITSDLTTIGKLVLIVLMFIGRVGILTFILASGGREQPPRYKYPKERIIIG; this is translated from the coding sequence ATGAGAGAGATAAAAAAATTTTTGCAAAAATTACGTCCGGTACAGCTTATTGTTTTATTTTATTTCATAGCAGTAATTGTTTCGGTCATTTTATTAAGTTTTCCATTTTTCATTAAACCGGGGGTAAAGTGGACGTTTATAGATGCGTTATTTACATCGGTTAGTGCTGTAAGTGTTACAGGGCTTTCCGTCGTTTCTATTCCAGATACATTTAATACAGCTGGTATTATTGTTTTAGCGCTTGTATTACAATTAGGCGGTTTAGGAATTATGGCACTTGGTACATTTGTGTGGATGTTAACAGGGAAAAAAATTGGCTTGCAGCGAAGACGATTAATTATGGCAGACCATAACCAAGGGAATTTATCGGGGCTTGTTGAGCTTATGCGTTCTATTTTAATTTTGATTGTTTCAATAGAAGCGGTTGGAGCAATCCTCTTGGGTACAAGATTTTTACTCTATTTTCCAACTTGGCAAGAAGCGTATTTTCACGGTTTTTTTGCAGCTGTTAGTGCGACGACGAATGGTGGATTTGATTTAACAGGTCAGTCGCTTATTCCATATAAAAATGACTATATTGTACAAATTATTCATATGCTGCTTATTATTTTAGGAGCAATCGGATTTCCGGTGTTAATGGAGGTAAAGCAGTACTTAAGTAAGGAAAAACATCAATTGTTTCGTTTTTCATTATTTACAAAATTGACGACAACGACATTTTTCTCTCTTGTTATTGTTGGAACAATTGTTATTTTTTTATTGGAACGCAACCAGTTTTTAGTAGGGAAATCATGGCATGAAACAATCTTTTATACACTGTTTCAGTCCGTTACAACGAGAAGTGGTGGGTTAGCGACAATGGATATACGGGACTTGTCACAGCCAACGCTTTTATTTATGAGTGTCTTAATGTTTATCGGTGCTTCTCCAAGCTCAGTTGGAGGAGGAATACGTACGACAACATTTGCTGTGAATATCCTTTCCCTATACACATTTGCAAAAGGTGGTAGAACAGTACGCGTTTTTAAACGTCAATTGCATGAGGAAGATATTTTAAAAGCGTCTGTTGTTATGACAATGGGGATTTTATTATGTGCTTCTGCATTATTTATTTTATCAATGACTGAAAACGTACCATTAATGAGTTTAATTGTTGAAGTATGTTCTGCATTTGGAACGACTGGATTATCAACAGGTATTACTTCTGATTTAACCACAATTGGGAAACTTGTATTAATTGTCCTGATGTTTATTGGTCGTGTTGGTATTTTAACATTTATTTTGGCTAGTGGTGGAAGAGAACAACCACCTCGCTATAAATATCCGAAAGAGAGAATTATCATTGGATAA
- a CDS encoding DUF3905 domain-containing protein — MKKNQQIDSPILDETLPHQMNFPSFKGTGKQMQQPFINQCDVVIGDSKYNSENSPLNNWSDEVDPAIMAGKEWIHPTNDIGWISEENQELLQNKADRAEDSFMHPQFGIND, encoded by the coding sequence TTGAAGAAAAACCAACAAATTGACTCACCCATTTTAGACGAGACGCTTCCACATCAGATGAATTTCCCTTCCTTTAAAGGTACAGGAAAACAAATGCAACAACCTTTTATCAATCAATGTGATGTTGTAATTGGAGATAGTAAATACAATTCAGAAAATAGCCCACTTAACAACTGGAGTGATGAAGTTGATCCAGCCATCATGGCTGGAAAGGAGTGGATTCATCCAACAAATGATATCGGATGGATTTCAGAAGAAAATCAAGAATTGTTACAGAACAAAGCAGATAGAGCCGAAGATTCATTTATGCACCCTCAATTTGGCATTAACGATTAA
- a CDS encoding divergent polysaccharide deacetylase family protein, with translation MRKHIIIFFITLFTGIFPLQTYAHTNKVAIVIDDFGNNMKGTERMLSLPIPLTVAVMPFLPSTKQDAIAAHQKGHEVIIHMPMEPIKGKKEWLGPKAITTDLSDHEIEKRIEQAIQEVPHAIGMNNHMGSKVTADERIMRIILSVCKKHNLFYLDSKTNPNSVVPKIGKELGVPIVENQLFFDDVYTPSHITKQAQVLLQRIKEKPVVVAIGHVGPPGEITSHVIKSNIPKVREHADFIFLSDLALSPPPVSK, from the coding sequence ATGCGGAAACATATCATTATTTTTTTCATTACATTATTTACTGGCATTTTCCCTCTTCAAACATATGCACATACAAATAAGGTTGCCATCGTAATCGATGATTTCGGAAATAATATGAAGGGAACGGAAAGGATGCTATCCCTTCCCATTCCACTTACTGTAGCCGTTATGCCCTTTCTTCCATCTACAAAACAAGATGCAATAGCTGCCCATCAAAAAGGACATGAAGTCATTATTCATATGCCAATGGAACCTATTAAAGGAAAGAAAGAATGGCTTGGTCCTAAAGCTATTACAACCGATTTAAGTGATCATGAAATTGAAAAACGGATTGAACAAGCGATTCAAGAAGTTCCGCATGCCATTGGAATGAACAATCATATGGGCTCTAAAGTAACGGCTGATGAAAGAATTATGCGAATCATACTATCAGTATGTAAAAAGCACAACCTCTTTTATTTAGATAGTAAAACAAATCCTAATAGCGTAGTACCGAAAATCGGAAAAGAATTAGGCGTTCCTATTGTAGAAAACCAATTATTCTTTGATGACGTTTATACACCATCCCATATCACAAAGCAAGCACAGGTACTCTTACAAAGAATTAAAGAAAAACCTGTCGTAGTGGCAATCGGTCATGTTGGTCCTCCTGGGGAAATTACATCTCATGTTATCAAGTCCAATATCCCTAAAGTTCGTGAACATGCAGACTTTATTTTCTTATCCGATCTCGCCCTCTCACCACCACCTGTTTCCAAATAA
- a CDS encoding FAD-binding oxidoreductase translates to MKLTLGKLYWNEEACMPCYPPLENDMICDVLIVGIGGAGAHIAYFLTRLGMSVTLIDKRKIAYGSTIANTGLLQFVHDKSLTSLIHTFGEVKGVRAYQLCYEALRTLEQIVPKLDIDPYLIPRSSLYYASQNEDVSFLQEEYRTLQRYGFPVEYFTASDIKKRYSFTKPAALYTHGDAEVNPYMLVHGLIHKANQLGASIFENTEVIHIKSIQKDFVSYTKTGKKIVAKAVIMATGYEDIFGKKEANTTVETSYAIVTNEQEHFNGWHEQSLIWETARPYLYFRTYKNRIIVGGLDESMQLQKFGDTKLLHKRDLLTKMIQEMFPNLSNVRAEYYWAAAFGGSHDGLPICKEDSKISNLYYALPYGGNGTVYGMVFAKLFQQLFANKENGDFSLFNR, encoded by the coding sequence ATGAAATTAACATTAGGGAAGTTATATTGGAATGAAGAAGCTTGTATGCCTTGTTATCCGCCGTTAGAAAATGATATGATATGTGATGTGCTTATTGTAGGAATCGGAGGAGCAGGCGCTCATATTGCATATTTTTTAACGAGATTAGGGATGAGCGTTACCTTAATTGATAAGCGAAAAATTGCATACGGAAGTACGATTGCTAATACAGGGCTATTACAATTCGTTCATGATAAATCATTGACTTCTTTGATTCATACATTTGGGGAAGTAAAAGGAGTACGGGCTTATCAGCTTTGTTATGAGGCGCTGCGAACATTAGAACAGATTGTTCCAAAGTTAGATATTGATCCTTATTTGATCCCGAGAAGTAGCTTGTATTATGCAAGTCAAAATGAAGATGTTTCGTTTCTGCAAGAAGAATATCGTACATTACAGCGTTACGGATTTCCTGTTGAGTATTTTACAGCATCTGATATTAAGAAACGATATTCATTTACAAAACCAGCGGCACTATACACACATGGGGATGCGGAAGTGAACCCGTATATGTTAGTGCATGGTCTTATACATAAAGCAAACCAATTAGGGGCCTCTATTTTTGAAAATACAGAAGTTATTCATATAAAGTCTATTCAAAAAGATTTCGTTTCTTATACAAAAACAGGTAAGAAAATTGTAGCAAAGGCAGTGATTATGGCTACAGGATATGAAGATATATTTGGAAAAAAAGAAGCAAATACAACAGTAGAAACCTCTTATGCAATCGTTACAAATGAGCAAGAGCATTTTAATGGATGGCACGAGCAATCATTAATTTGGGAAACAGCTCGGCCATATTTGTATTTTCGTACGTATAAGAATCGAATTATTGTAGGTGGATTGGATGAATCCATGCAACTTCAGAAATTTGGTGATACAAAGCTATTGCATAAACGGGATTTGCTTACTAAAATGATACAAGAGATGTTTCCAAATCTTTCAAATGTAAGAGCTGAATATTATTGGGCTGCTGCATTTGGAGGAAGTCATGATGGACTTCCTATTTGCAAAGAAGATAGTAAAATCTCTAATTTATATTATGCATTACCCTATGGGGGAAATGGGACTGTATATGGAATGGTATTTGCAAAACTATTTCAGCAGTTATTTGCAAATAAAGAAAATGGTGATTTTTCTTTGTTTAATCGATAG
- a CDS encoding DeoR/GlpR family DNA-binding transcription regulator, translated as MSVVGEERKRSILEKVEFKGKVKVSELAREFSVSTETIRRYLEELDREQKLKKVYGGAVQLPGAGIEPPMLEREMLYIEEKKRIGYKAATFVEDGDVIVIDDGSTPLQMVPYLVHRKNLTVVTSSFPVATQLISSINKKMFDGEVLFIGGKVSPKHCRVSGSISQQVIRQFHFHKAFISIDGLLPSFGISSFELEKAKLSETMIQLAEKTFVLCDHTKIGLKGNYRIAGLSSIEHVICDKKMPHSCEEFISKNNIRWTIS; from the coding sequence ATGTCTGTTGTTGGAGAAGAAAGAAAGCGTAGTATTCTTGAAAAGGTAGAATTTAAAGGGAAAGTGAAAGTTTCAGAGTTAGCACGTGAATTTTCAGTATCAACAGAAACCATTCGTAGATATTTAGAAGAGCTTGATCGGGAACAGAAGTTGAAGAAAGTATATGGAGGAGCAGTCCAGCTTCCAGGAGCCGGTATAGAACCACCTATGTTAGAAAGAGAAATGCTATATATTGAAGAAAAGAAAAGAATTGGTTATAAAGCAGCAACTTTTGTAGAAGATGGAGATGTAATTGTTATCGATGATGGGAGCACGCCACTCCAAATGGTTCCTTATCTCGTACATCGGAAAAACTTAACTGTCGTGACGAGTTCATTTCCTGTTGCAACCCAATTGATTTCTTCTATAAATAAAAAAATGTTTGATGGTGAAGTATTGTTCATTGGAGGAAAGGTGTCTCCAAAACATTGCCGCGTATCAGGGTCTATTTCACAGCAAGTCATTCGTCAGTTTCATTTTCATAAGGCATTTATTTCAATTGATGGATTGTTACCTAGCTTTGGAATTTCGAGTTTTGAATTGGAAAAAGCTAAGTTATCAGAAACGATGATTCAATTAGCGGAAAAAACATTTGTTTTATGCGATCATACAAAGATTGGGCTCAAAGGAAATTATCGAATTGCTGGTTTGTCTAGTATTGAGCATGTCATTTGTGATAAAAAAATGCCGCATAGTTGTGAAGAATTTATTTCAAAAAATAATATTCGTTGGACGATTAGTTAA